The Flavobacterium sp. 140616W15 sequence TTTCTTTCAAATAAAAAAGAAAACACAACAGTTAACACAATAAAATTTGACTTTATATAAAACAACAAAACCCCGATTGCTCAGGGTTTGTGTTGCATTTATGCGTGCATAAGCTAGAAGCTTACGTCAGCACGGGAGATTTTTGAAAAAATTTATTTCTCAATTAATCATTTAAGAAATCACTAATTTCTAACCTTAAAGCATCATCAATGTCTTCTCGTTTTAATAATTGATTCATAAAATTATTATATTTAATTAATAACTCTCCTTCACTACCATTTATAATCCTATTCAACATCCAAACTGTATGGCTAGTGGGTTTTCTTTGTAACGATCCTAGTAGTTTTTCTTCATACCCATTTTTATAAAAACTTTCTAAAAAATGAACTATCTGACCCGGCATTCCAAAATCTTCACCAGGATTGCTTTCCAATATTGAAAATAATGTATCCATAATAATTTTGTATTCATTAATATTATTATATTCTCTGAGAACTACTATATCTTCATCTAGTTGGTCAATATTAAATGAGTCAATATTTTTTTTAGTCTATTAATTATTTTATCCATAATTGCTTTAAATAAATTTTTAAAACTTTAACATGCTGAATAGAATCTGCTTTAATTTTATCTACACTTGCTTTAGGTACACCGTAGTCAATTAAGATTTTTGAGTTTACATTTATACATTCAATAAATTACCTATTGACTATCAAAGGGCTTCTTACTGTGTAATTTCAAAAATAGCTTATTTTTCTTTCAAATAAAAAAAACACAACAATTAGCACAATAAAATACTATCATTATAAAAGAACAAAACCCGCTAAAATTAGCGGGTTTTGTTCTTTTAAATTACTGTGTGTGCATAAGCTAGAACCTTGCGGCAGCGGGGGAAAAAGAAAATCACCAATTATCGCAATAATGAATTAGAAATAAATTTCCTAACCCCCTCACCTTCATTGTACCTTAATATCATCGTTTTAGCATTTACTTCGTAATTATTTTCCTGTAAAATATCCGCGTTAAGTTTTATTAATTTACTTATAAAATACTCTCTATCACTCTCATCCCCAAAGTTAAATCTTTCAATTGCTGTCATCAATACATTATTTCCATATCCATCAGTTGAATTAATATCTGCCCCAAGTTCGATTAAGTAATCAAAAATTTCTTTTTTCTTATGAAGAACAGCTAAATGTAAAGGACTCCTTTTATCTCTTCCCTTTTCTTGTTTTTCATTAATGTCAATCCCTTTTTTTATTAACAAATCGATAATTTCTTTATATTTTTTGCTGTTTTCATTTGAAAATCCTCCTCCAATAAAATAATGTAGGATGTTTCCATAGTTATCTTTTTCGTTGACATCAAAATCTTCCAAAGCTTTTTTAAATTCTTCGAAATTATTATTTATTAAAACTAATTTTAAGTCCTTAATATTCATGCTAATTATTTTTACAAATTAATTTATTCCAATCCTTTAAATGTACCACTGTCGATTGAACTTTGTGTTGCACATTCATATCCTAAATTGTCAATATTATTATAGTCATCTGCAACTTGTTTTCTAGTTTTGGTATGATTTACCGGGTCATCTGGGTAATTTCGCCAAGATTCTTTGTGTCCAATCACTTTTTTACCTGTAATTTCTCTATTCGTTTTTTGGTCATAGAATTTACCATTAATTGCTGTTTTATCTAAATCTTCTTTTATTTTTTTCCTCCATTTTGGTCTTTTTCGTAAATGTTCTGGTAAATTTTGAACTCTTTGTGAATATTTTTTAGCTAAATCAAAAACATCTAGCCATGCATTACTATCCTCTACATAATTATAAAATCCAAACTCTCCAGATAATAGTGCTATCGGATCTTGACTTATATACCCCCCTTCCTCAGGGGCATAGTACTTAATCCATTGTAAGTAAATCTTCTCTCTACTGTACTCTCAATAAATCACCAAAGCTTATTGCAGTACAATTTAAAAAATAGCTTATTTTTCTTTCAAATAAAAAAAAACACAACAGTTAGCATAATAAAAATTGACTTTTATACAAAACAACAAAACCACTCGCAAAATGGAGGAGTTTTGTTGTTTTTGTATGCTCAATATTATTAATACGAAGTCAAGAGATTTTCGCACAACTTACCAACTTATAATAATCGTTTCAATTAATGTACATTTCAAGGAAGTAGGGATACTTAACCATGATTTTGATTAAAGTTCAATAGCTACTAATAATTGAGGAAACTCATCACTTATTTCATTAACATTATTAATTTCAGTAAGTGAAATATTGTTGTCAGACACTTCAAATTTTATGATAAAATTTTCTTTTTTATTGTAAAGTAATCCATATTCTATCCCTTCTTCATCTTCATAGTAACCAACTAATAGTGTCTTTTCTAAATTAATGTTGTTTGATATAATTAAATTTTTTAAATCAAGCCATTCACTATTTAGTAATTCTGTTAACTCTTCAATTTCTAATTTATAATCTTGAAAATCTTCTTTGTTCATCTTTCATTTTTAATGTTAATAATGGTTCTATGGTTTCAGTGGTGTTACTACAGTATTTAACTGATTAGAAAATGCATTTTGACAAGCTTTGCACATATCCCTTGTAGCACCAATTTCTTCTATTGTAGCTCCTCGAGCATTTGCCTCTCTTAAAATTGTTTGTTCAGCATCATTTAATCTGTTAATACTATCTCCCGAAATTGATTTATTTTTAATTACTTTTTCAGTACCTGTTGCTTTTCTAATTCTAGGAGGAACATACCCTTTTTTGCCAGCAGAACTTACCCAAATTTCCTTTTTCCCATTTTTCAATTTAACTTTGGCAACTGAAAAAGTAGTTCTACTTTTCTCATCATGTCATGGCTTTCTTAATTTTGTCAACCCTAGAATAAGTTTTTGTAAGTCCAAAAATATCAATCCAAACATTCGTATCGTCAACATAGTTATAAAATCCAAGTTCTCCACTTTGTAGCCCAATTGGATCCTGACTTATATACCGCCCTTCCTCAGGATCATAGTACCTAAAACGATTGTAGACAAATCTTCTCTCTACTATACTCTCAATAAATCACCAAAACTTATTGCTGTACAACTTCAAAAGTAGCTTATTTTTCTTTCAAATGAAAAGGAAAAAGTAGCCCATCATCTGATATACTACAAAAACTGGCTTCTATATTAGGCACAAG is a genomic window containing:
- a CDS encoding RHS repeat-associated core domain-containing protein, with the translated sequence MESIVERRFVYNRFRYYDPEEGRYISQDPIGLQSGELGFYNYVDDTNVWIDIFGLTKTYSRVDKIKKAMT
- a CDS encoding ankyrin repeat domain-containing protein, which codes for MNIKDLKLVLINNNFEEFKKALEDFDVNEKDNYGNILHYFIGGGFSNENSKKYKEIIDLLIKKGIDINEKQEKGRDKRSPLHLAVLHKKKEIFDYLIELGADINSTDGYGNNVLMTAIERFNFGDESDREYFISKLIKLNADILQENNYEVNAKTMILRYNEGEGVRKFISNSLLR